In Neobacillus endophyticus, a single window of DNA contains:
- a CDS encoding ABC transporter substrate-binding protein yields the protein MKKTKKVSYLVTTALAASLLVAGCSHSSSSSASANGAKGTNSSPNYALKNVKFPLQKKVTLKFLTQSSPIAPKNPNDKLIWKRYEKDTNVHIDWTNYTWDQFGDKRNLELASGDFPDAIFQAGLSDNDILRYAKQGVIIPVEDLINKDMPNLKKVLDSHPEYKRLITASDGHIYSFPWIEELGTGKEAIQALDDIPWINKKWLDQLGLKMPTTTDELEKVLLAFKEKAPAGADTVPMSFMINHGGEDPAMLLGAFGMGDNDDHYMVKEDQKVVYTANQPGYEKGIEWLHKLQTEGLIDKEAFTQDWNTYVAKGKNERYGLYFTWDRANITGNNEDYVPLPPLKGPDGQINVPRTNGYGFDRGRMVITSANQNLELTAKWIDKAYEPIQSVQNNWGTYGDKKQQNIFELTSNGSLKHLPLGTTSPWDLRQKTNVDGPLAVLNEYYGTVTTKPDDAAWRLNILHSIYVPYMKATYNYPPLFLDKDNQDQLTQLESVVKPLVERKKAEWILKGGIESQWNDYVKTLDKDGLSKILSIKQQAYDKFNTGK from the coding sequence ATGAAAAAAACGAAAAAAGTGAGTTATTTAGTCACGACTGCACTAGCTGCAAGTTTATTGGTTGCGGGATGCTCTCATTCATCTTCATCTTCTGCCTCAGCAAATGGTGCAAAAGGTACCAATTCATCACCTAATTACGCATTAAAAAATGTAAAGTTTCCTTTACAAAAGAAAGTAACGTTAAAATTTCTTACTCAAAGCTCACCTATTGCGCCTAAAAATCCTAATGATAAATTAATTTGGAAAAGGTACGAAAAGGATACAAATGTCCATATCGATTGGACGAATTACACTTGGGACCAATTCGGAGATAAAAGAAATTTGGAACTTGCGAGCGGGGACTTTCCAGATGCCATCTTTCAAGCAGGGTTAAGTGATAATGATATCCTGAGGTATGCTAAACAAGGTGTGATTATTCCTGTTGAGGACCTAATCAATAAAGATATGCCAAATCTGAAAAAAGTCCTGGATTCGCATCCTGAATATAAAAGGTTGATTACCGCTTCGGATGGCCATATCTATTCCTTCCCATGGATTGAAGAGCTTGGAACAGGAAAAGAAGCCATTCAAGCTCTGGATGATATTCCTTGGATCAATAAAAAGTGGCTGGATCAGTTAGGATTGAAAATGCCTACCACTACTGATGAATTGGAAAAAGTGCTACTTGCCTTTAAAGAAAAGGCTCCAGCCGGAGCTGATACGGTTCCTATGTCCTTCATGATTAACCATGGCGGAGAAGATCCAGCCATGCTGCTAGGGGCTTTTGGAATGGGAGACAATGATGACCACTATATGGTAAAAGAAGATCAAAAGGTGGTTTATACAGCCAACCAACCAGGATATGAAAAGGGAATCGAATGGCTTCACAAACTGCAGACAGAAGGGTTAATTGATAAAGAAGCCTTTACACAAGATTGGAATACTTATGTGGCAAAGGGTAAAAACGAGCGGTATGGATTATACTTCACGTGGGACAGAGCCAATATTACCGGAAATAATGAAGATTATGTGCCGCTGCCTCCATTAAAGGGGCCGGATGGTCAGATCAATGTCCCTCGAACCAATGGTTATGGATTTGACAGAGGCAGAATGGTCATTACAAGTGCCAACCAGAATCTTGAATTAACCGCAAAGTGGATAGATAAAGCTTATGAACCCATTCAATCTGTTCAAAATAACTGGGGGACTTATGGAGACAAAAAACAACAAAATATTTTCGAGCTTACCAGCAATGGTAGTTTAAAACACTTACCACTTGGAACTACATCTCCTTGGGATTTAAGACAAAAAACAAATGTGGATGGACCTTTAGCTGTACTGAATGAGTATTACGGAACCGTAACGACAAAGCCGGACGATGCTGCCTGGAGATTAAATATTTTGCATAGTATCTATGTGCCGTATATGAAAGCTACGTATAATTATCCACCACTTTTCTTGGACAAGGATAATCAGGATCAACTAACACAGCTTGAGTCCGTGGTGAAACCGCTGGTTGAAAGAAAGAAAGCGGAATGGATTTTAAAAGGCGGGATAGAATCGCAATGGAATGACTACGTAAAAACGTTGGACAAAGACGGTCTTTCAAAAATCCTTTCTATTAAACAACAAGCTTATGATAAGTTCAACACTGGAAAATAA
- a CDS encoding carbohydrate kinase family protein, with translation MEKVYDVIALGELLIDFTPAGKLESGEVRFEQNPGGAPANVLTALAKFGKTTAFISKVGNDQFGYYLNSVLEKSNINTRGIVFTDDVNTTLAFVHLDDQGDRSFSFYRKPGADMMLHENEIDLEMIANSRIFHFGSISMTHEPSTTATLKAVAFAKENGLLISYDPNLRMNLWSDFNHAKNMIELGLKYADILKISEEELEFMTGIKDLRDGSEYIFSHFGIKLIFVTLGSKGCFYRLGNETGKCYGYEIVPIDTTGAGDAFLAGILYQIIERNKSITELSLKDVEQMVSFSNAVGALATTKKGAIPAMPTLEEVLTLYKKPICVKEGIVSE, from the coding sequence TTGGAGAAAGTATATGATGTTATCGCACTGGGTGAACTGTTGATTGATTTTACACCTGCAGGTAAATTAGAAAGCGGGGAAGTTCGATTTGAACAAAATCCTGGAGGCGCTCCCGCAAATGTGCTGACTGCATTGGCTAAATTCGGTAAAACAACCGCTTTTATCAGTAAGGTAGGTAATGATCAGTTTGGGTATTATTTAAATTCTGTTTTAGAAAAAAGCAATATCAACACTAGAGGCATTGTTTTCACTGATGATGTAAATACAACCTTAGCTTTTGTTCACCTAGATGATCAGGGGGACCGTTCTTTTAGTTTTTACCGTAAACCCGGAGCTGATATGATGTTACATGAAAATGAGATAGACTTGGAGATGATTGCAAATTCTCGCATTTTTCATTTTGGATCCATTTCAATGACTCATGAGCCATCGACAACTGCCACATTAAAAGCAGTTGCTTTTGCCAAGGAGAATGGCCTCCTTATTTCTTACGATCCAAACCTAAGAATGAATCTTTGGAGCGATTTTAATCACGCAAAGAACATGATTGAATTGGGCTTGAAATATGCCGATATTTTAAAAATTTCGGAAGAAGAACTTGAATTTATGACGGGAATAAAAGATCTTCGTGACGGTTCTGAATATATTTTTAGCCATTTTGGTATCAAACTAATTTTTGTTACGTTAGGGTCTAAAGGCTGTTTTTACCGATTAGGTAATGAAACTGGTAAATGTTATGGGTATGAGATAGTGCCAATCGATACAACAGGTGCGGGAGATGCCTTTTTGGCTGGTATTTTATATCAAATAATTGAAAGAAATAAATCTATTACTGAGTTAAGTTTAAAAGATGTAGAACAAATGGTATCATTTTCTAATGCAGTAGGAGCCCTTGCGACAACAAAAAAAGGTGCAATACCAGCTATGCCTACTTTGGAAGAAGTTCTTACATTATACAAGAAGCCAATTTGTGTAAAAGAGGGGATTGTATCAGAATGA
- a CDS encoding glycoside hydrolase family 32 protein, which produces MNRLKVKEKFRPQFHFSPESNWMNDPNGMVYYDGEYHLFYQYHPFGTTWGPMHWGHALSKDLIHWDHLPIALAPDENGAIFSGSAVVDWNDTTGFFDGKSGLVAIFTHADNYLGSDRPRQRQSLAYSTDNGRTWTKYAGNPVLVDESITDFRDPKVFWHQESKKWVMILAAGNHVRFYTSQDLKIWSFASEFGKEEGSHAGVWECPDLFKLQVNGNPNHNKWVMIVSIGNESAYEEGSRTQYFIGDFDGLTFTNDYSNETILWLDHGRDNYAGVTWSDIPNEDARRIFIGWMSNWKYANETPTDSWRSAMTVPRELSLAETSDGIRLIQTPLAELKKLRQEKQSLENLNLEADKNLAVEFLSDQLEIIAEFELQSTTEFGFKVRKSDIEETIIGYSASENFLFVNRVNSGISNFNEFFPCKHGASLSPKNNRIKLHIFVDCSSVEVFANEGELVMTDQIFPDPSSKGLELYTKDGKVKLLSLTIYQLDSIYRSR; this is translated from the coding sequence ATGAATAGATTAAAAGTTAAAGAAAAGTTCCGTCCGCAGTTTCATTTTTCGCCTGAATCCAACTGGATGAATGATCCAAATGGAATGGTTTATTATGATGGAGAATACCATTTATTCTACCAGTACCATCCTTTCGGTACGACATGGGGACCAATGCATTGGGGACATGCTTTAAGTAAAGATTTGATTCATTGGGATCACCTTCCAATAGCGCTGGCTCCTGACGAGAATGGGGCAATTTTTTCTGGAAGTGCTGTGGTCGATTGGAATGATACAACAGGGTTTTTTGATGGAAAGTCTGGACTTGTTGCGATATTCACTCATGCTGATAATTATCTTGGTTCAGACCGCCCTAGACAGCGGCAAAGTCTTGCCTATAGTACGGACAATGGGCGTACATGGACAAAATATGCCGGGAACCCAGTTTTGGTGGATGAAAGTATAACTGATTTTCGAGATCCTAAGGTATTTTGGCATCAGGAATCGAAAAAATGGGTGATGATTCTTGCGGCAGGAAATCATGTCCGTTTTTATACTTCCCAAGATTTAAAAATTTGGTCTTTTGCCAGTGAATTTGGTAAAGAAGAGGGATCCCATGCCGGTGTTTGGGAGTGCCCGGACTTGTTCAAATTACAGGTTAATGGAAATCCAAATCATAACAAGTGGGTAATGATTGTTAGTATTGGTAATGAATCAGCTTATGAAGAGGGTTCAAGAACGCAGTATTTCATTGGTGATTTTGATGGATTAACGTTTACAAATGACTATTCTAACGAAACAATCCTTTGGTTGGATCATGGAAGAGATAATTATGCTGGTGTGACATGGTCTGATATCCCAAATGAGGATGCAAGACGTATTTTTATCGGTTGGATGAGCAATTGGAAATATGCAAATGAAACTCCAACCGATTCTTGGAGAAGCGCCATGACAGTACCACGTGAATTAAGCTTAGCAGAAACGTCGGATGGGATAAGACTAATACAAACTCCATTGGCTGAGCTTAAAAAGCTTAGACAAGAAAAACAATCCTTGGAAAATCTGAACCTTGAAGCAGATAAAAATTTAGCTGTAGAATTTTTAAGTGATCAATTAGAAATAATAGCTGAATTTGAACTTCAATCTACAACAGAATTTGGGTTTAAGGTTCGTAAGTCCGATATAGAGGAAACCATCATCGGGTATAGTGCTTCCGAGAATTTCCTGTTTGTTAATCGTGTTAACTCAGGGATATCAAATTTTAACGAGTTCTTCCCATGTAAACACGGTGCTTCATTGTCTCCAAAGAATAATCGAATCAAATTGCATATTTTTGTAGATTGTTCTTCAGTTGAAGTTTTTGCGAACGAAGGAGAATTAGTTATGACTGATCAAATCTTCCCCGATCCTTCGAGTAAAGGACTTGAATTATATACAAAAGATGGAAAGGTCAAATTACTATCCTTAACAATTTATCAACTCGATTCCATTTATAGATCACGATAA
- a CDS encoding glycoside hydrolase family 32 protein, translating into MNKKNLIIYPRNKESWVGDPMPFFDGQSFEVFYLEDLRNRDKGFHPWSLLSTKNFFEYKNEGIVIPYVNDSQSQELALGTGSVIKDKEGTYHAFYTGHNENKTPKEAIMHAVSKDMKKWTKQPDDTFYGSNQYEKDDFRDPYVFYNQDYKQYWMLITTRKNNMGVIALYTSKDLKKWEDNGVFFSNDTGSDSNLECSSLIKYRGYWYLTFSDQWPNRVVHYRIASDSKGKFKKPRLDHFDGNGFYAGRMENDKKNLYLFGWVPTKIGYDDSQNYDWAGNLVVHQIKQKGNGELFPIVPESIDEEVQSNVKLKPITQSNAIWSSKNSFTFSGNRFGAVRFREIQGVKKITGSIATNDKNNQFGFVFDVGENGKAPLNIVFNSQRGQLEFYNVSTDKIGSVEPQSTMPFQVTKSENIDFKILTDDSVVVLYVNNKVAFSTRMFNMRKHQWGIFSVDSNVTFQDLKINN; encoded by the coding sequence ATGAATAAAAAAAATCTAATAATCTATCCAAGGAATAAGGAGAGTTGGGTAGGTGATCCTATGCCTTTTTTTGATGGTCAAAGTTTTGAGGTGTTTTACTTAGAGGATTTAAGAAATAGAGATAAAGGCTTTCATCCATGGAGTTTATTATCGACAAAGAATTTTTTTGAATATAAAAATGAAGGTATTGTAATTCCTTATGTCAATGATAGTCAGTCACAGGAACTAGCTCTTGGGACAGGATCAGTCATAAAAGATAAAGAAGGAACATACCATGCCTTTTATACCGGGCATAACGAAAATAAAACACCTAAGGAAGCGATTATGCATGCAGTAAGCAAGGATATGAAAAAATGGACAAAACAGCCTGATGATACTTTCTATGGCTCCAATCAATATGAAAAGGATGATTTTAGAGATCCATATGTTTTTTATAATCAGGATTACAAACAATATTGGATGTTAATTACAACGAGGAAGAATAATATGGGTGTAATTGCTCTTTATACTTCAAAGGATCTGAAGAAATGGGAAGATAATGGTGTGTTTTTTTCAAATGACACGGGTAGTGATTCAAACCTAGAATGTTCCTCTCTGATTAAATATAGAGGCTATTGGTATTTAACATTCTCTGACCAATGGCCTAATCGAGTTGTTCATTACAGAATTGCATCAGATTCAAAAGGCAAGTTTAAAAAGCCTCGACTTGATCATTTTGATGGAAATGGATTTTATGCAGGTAGAATGGAGAATGATAAAAAGAACTTATATCTATTTGGGTGGGTACCAACAAAAATAGGATATGATGATTCACAGAATTATGATTGGGCAGGAAATTTAGTAGTTCACCAAATAAAACAAAAGGGAAATGGTGAATTGTTTCCAATTGTACCTGAAAGTATTGATGAAGAGGTGCAAAGCAATGTAAAACTTAAGCCAATTACTCAATCAAATGCCATTTGGTCATCCAAAAATAGCTTTACTTTTTCTGGGAATAGGTTTGGAGCAGTAAGATTTAGGGAAATACAAGGAGTAAAAAAGATTACAGGAAGTATTGCTACAAACGATAAGAATAACCAATTTGGTTTCGTGTTCGATGTTGGAGAAAACGGGAAAGCCCCATTAAACATTGTTTTTAACTCCCAAAGAGGGCAATTGGAGTTTTACAATGTTTCAACGGATAAAATTGGAAGTGTAGAACCACAATCAACCATGCCATTTCAAGTAACAAAAAGTGAAAATATAGACTTTAAGATTCTTACTGATGATTCAGTTGTAGTTCTGTATGTAAACAATAAAGTTGCTTTTAGTACACGGATGTTTAATATGAGAAAACATCAATGGGGAATCTTTTCGGTTGATAGTAATGTAACCTTCCAAGATTTAAAAATTAATAATTAA
- the istA gene encoding IS21 family transposase has translation MDKWLMYMEIHQLRKKGFSISKIARKLDIARNTVYTYLQRDPEDMTEWLASIRTRSRKLDPHKELILTWLKDHPDMSAAQVFDWLKEKDNRLMVGESTVRGYVKELREIYHIERTHPTRSYQAVQDPPMGEQAQIDFGQTKQKASNGKEVKLYFISFVLSNSRYKYMEWLDRPFTTRDVIRTHENAFEYFGGIPNELVYDQDSLIVVSENSGDLILTSEFQGYRQERDLNLRVCRKADPESKGKIENTVKFIKKNFAKHRVFHNLDQWNEQCLEWLDRTGNGKIHNTTKKRPAEVFIEEKQHLRPITNKKTFHNKMSITRTVRKDNTILYQSNRYSVPLGTYKKDKMVYLIITDDGRLVIHDKAERNVIADHRLETGKGKLVQDRNHTRDRSRGIPEYISHLAAKFNNPDQANDYLENIYHGYPRYIRDQLQLIRRTIEELDEDLMNQAMEECIKKKLYSANDFSDVVEYLKRQRLLNTNPKPPSPAVHPIKSLNDADESILLAKPSVRDPKEYEELFKGVVI, from the coding sequence GTGGATAAGTGGCTCATGTATATGGAAATACATCAGCTTAGGAAAAAAGGATTTTCAATAAGCAAGATTGCGAGGAAACTAGATATCGCAAGGAATACAGTTTATACCTATCTGCAAAGAGATCCTGAAGACATGACTGAATGGTTGGCTTCTATCCGAACCAGAAGTAGGAAGCTTGACCCACATAAAGAGTTGATTCTAACTTGGCTTAAGGACCACCCAGACATGTCAGCTGCACAGGTTTTCGATTGGCTTAAGGAGAAAGACAATCGCTTGATGGTTGGTGAAAGTACAGTAAGAGGTTATGTAAAGGAGCTTCGTGAGATTTATCATATTGAGAGGACCCATCCCACAAGAAGTTATCAGGCTGTTCAGGATCCCCCGATGGGGGAACAGGCTCAGATTGACTTTGGTCAAACCAAACAGAAAGCCTCCAATGGTAAGGAAGTCAAACTGTACTTTATCTCATTCGTTCTTTCTAATTCCCGTTATAAATATATGGAGTGGCTTGATCGCCCCTTTACCACTAGGGATGTAATCAGAACCCATGAGAACGCGTTTGAATACTTTGGAGGAATTCCTAATGAACTTGTTTATGATCAAGATTCTCTCATCGTAGTAAGTGAGAACTCTGGCGATCTCATCCTGACTTCTGAGTTTCAGGGTTATCGGCAAGAACGAGATCTTAATCTTCGCGTTTGTCGTAAAGCTGACCCAGAAAGCAAAGGGAAAATTGAAAATACGGTCAAATTCATCAAGAAAAACTTTGCCAAACACCGGGTTTTTCATAACCTTGACCAATGGAACGAACAGTGTTTGGAATGGTTGGATCGTACCGGGAACGGTAAAATCCATAACACTACAAAAAAAAGACCGGCAGAAGTGTTCATCGAAGAAAAGCAACACTTAAGACCGATCACAAACAAAAAAACATTTCATAATAAGATGAGTATAACAAGGACAGTCCGAAAGGACAATACCATCTTGTATCAGTCAAACCGATATTCTGTTCCTCTCGGAACTTATAAAAAAGACAAGATGGTTTACTTGATAATTACTGATGATGGGCGTCTGGTTATACACGATAAAGCAGAAAGAAATGTAATTGCGGACCATAGACTAGAAACAGGCAAGGGAAAGCTAGTTCAGGATCGAAACCATACTCGTGACCGGTCCCGAGGCATACCAGAATACATTTCTCATTTAGCAGCCAAATTCAACAACCCAGATCAGGCAAATGACTATCTGGAAAATATCTATCATGGGTACCCAAGGTACATCCGGGATCAACTTCAATTAATTCGAAGAACGATAGAGGAACTTGACGAGGATCTGATGAATCAAGCAATGGAAGAGTGTATAAAAAAGAAGCTTTACAGCGCAAATGACTTCAGCGATGTCGTTGAATACCTAAAACGCCAACGCTTATTGAACACTAATCCAAAGCCTCCGTCCCCTGCAGTTCACCCAATAAAGTCGTTAAATGATGCCGATGAGTCAATTTTATTGGCCAAGCCGTCAGTAAGAGATCCAAAGGAATATGAAGAATTATTTAAAGGAGTAGTCATATGA